The genomic region CATACCCCTGTCAACGCCGGTCTTGGCGGCACGGTCCAGCTGCTGAGACCCTCCCGTGGCTGTGAATGGACTCTTCGAACATGCTTTGCGTGGCCTCCGCGTCAGAGGGGAAATTACGACTACGCGGCTTTGGTCCACAGGGATTGGCTTCCGTTGACATATAACGATAGAAGCATTCGTGACGAAGCTCAATCGCCTCAAACAAACACAGCAAAGTCGTGACCACCTTTAATCCCGCCTACAAGGTCTACCTTGGCAGAAAGCTTTCAAAAATGATGCGCAGACGCCACAAGAAATCACGCCGGGGATGTCTGGAGTGCAAGAAGCGGCATATCAAGGTGAGTTGTGCTCGGTCACTATACAGAAACATGTTCAACCGCCGACAACGGTTTGCAGTGCGATGAAACCCGGCCACGGTGCATCAACTGCACGActgtggagagggagtgCCAGTACTCGACCCCTGGATACCAATCACCTTCCGAGACCTCAGGGAGTCCCGCGCCGGTATCTCAACAGACGCCCTTCCCAGGCTCCGTCTCGACCCCTGCCTCGGTGGCGGCCTCGGACCACAGCATGCCCGCTCCGGCTCTCTCGCCGGaggcaccggcaccacctATGCTGGACATGCGAACTTTTCCTCACACTGGGGACATGAACGGCAAAGTCGACATCGTGCACATGCAGCTGTTTTATCACTATGTGACCAACCACTCGGACATCTATCCGTTTGTCGATTACGATGGTGGACTGAAACGCATCATTGTCGAAGTTGCCCTCCAAGAGCCGTTTCTTTTGCACTCGATCCTCGCAATGGCAAGCCGGCATCTGAGTATGACCGGAACCGGCAACACGGCCTATTACCACGACCTTGCCATTGAGCTTCAGACGCAAGCATTGTCTCTATTCAACAGCTTCGATGTCGAGTATTTTGCCCAGTCGATCGAGCGACGAGTGCCCGTCTTCCTGTTCTCTGCGATCCTAGGCTTTCATGCCTTGTGCGACATGCTGGCGTACCAAGACGACACCTATCCCTCCAACCTGGCCAGGCTTACAGGATACTTTCGTCTCCATCGAGGCATTCTTTCAGTCATGGAAGGCCACTGGGAAGATCTCAAGAAGACGGAGCTTAGCATCCTCTTTGACCACATCGTCCCTCGTTGGTATGAGATCAGTGATAATGACGGCGGCTCGGATTGCGACGACATCAAACAACGAGTTCGGGAATCCCCAGATCTGGATGATGGGCAGCGGGAGGCGTTTTTCAAGGTCCTCAAGTATCTCCAGTGGGTGTTTGATGCCACGCCCAACTATCGCAGCCGAGCTCATATGTTGTGCAGTTTTGCGTAAGTTGACTTCGCACGAATCGTGAGACGACGACTGACTTTAGCAGTGTGATGATTCCTAGACCCTTTGTCGATGCTGTCGAGGTAGGCAAGCCTGAAGCGCTGGCCATACTCGCCTACTTTTATGTCGCCCTGCATTTCTGTCGTGACATCTGGCTGATTGGAAACTCGGGCCAGTTTCTGTTGACGTCGGTTGCCATTCACCTCAACCAGCTCGGCCCAGAGTGGTCGGCCTGGTTGGAGAAGCCATGTCAAATGTTGCGGGAGtctttggaggaggacaaACTCAACACCCGGTCCTCTGCTACCAGCATCGCCTCGGCTTCACCCCTGCCAACCTGGAGCCATTCAGGACTCGACGATCCATGAGTGGCTACACAGTGCCCTATGTCACATGATTTCTCTGGGCAAACTGGACCATCTCAGCCTGAGACCAGTCGGTCACCCACcgctccaccacaacctcaacgaccaacgttgtgtgtgtgtgtgtgtgtgtgtgtgtgtgtaccGCCGCAATGGGTCACGATATCGTCATCTCCCGCCCTTCCGAGGCTGATGCTGGGCGCATCGCAGAAATCCACATCTCCGCCATGGGTTCGAACCCACTCCTGCATGCACAGTTTCCCACGCCAGAAGGTCTCCAGGCGCTTCGCCGCTTTCTCGAGGCCGAGACGCTCGACGAGATTCGCGACGCAGTGTCTGGTGTTTTGGTCTCGCGGGATGGCCCAGATGGACCGGTGACTGGGTTCGTGAAATggacctccccatcccatccccaggATGTCAAGCTTGAAAGGGGCGATATTGTCCACCTGGATGGATGCTGCCGTCGATTTTTGGATGAATACGCTTCGCTCGCCGAGCAAGCCAAGGAGAGATCGATGCGAGATGAGCCGCCTTGCTACCGTAAGTGTGCTCCCACCATCTTATCCCGTGCTGGCGTTGCTTGGCGGCGCGGGTGTATCCTAGACAGATATGCAAAGTCTGGGGAAGTTGCAATGCCGTCATCAATATCTGGCTCCGAGAACGTCCGAGGGGAGCCTTGTTTACGTCCGTTTTCATGATAATCGTCACCCGGGTCGGGCCGCCTCCTCCGATGTTATCAGGCAAAGCTAATCGACTGTACGGGTTAGGATTGAGTTTTGTCTGTGCGGATCCTGAATATCAGGGTAGAGGGATAGGTACGCAGTTGACTCGGAAGGTGTTGgagctggccgaggaggacaaCCTGGCGGTCTACCTGGAGAGCACCGATGTGGCTGTCTCCATTTATCAACGACTTGGATTCCATGCTATCGATAGTTTCGAAATGCAAATTCCGGGCCGGCAAGAGACAGAGAGGGTGGTTTACAAGGAGGTGTGCATGATATGGTACCCTTCTGGCCAAAGATAGCAATTCCCGGCCGACTAACACACACAACGAATCGGTCCTTTCCCAATGTCGGTCATACATTATAGTCGATAGTAGCAAAGATATTATCCGGCCTCGGATTGGCCAATTTCAGAAAGCGTtgaacaaaaagaagattCCAACTGATACACTTACACTAGATCCGGATCAAGGCAACGGttgctggctgctggctgctaACTaacccgcccccccccccacacacaccctGATGACGGGCTTCATCCTGGGGAAAACAACCCCGGATTTCCACCCTCGACACGTGCTTTTGGACTCCAACAACGAGTTCTCCAATATAGGGTCTGTTCCTTcaacaaaagagaaacaaGGTTCCACCCGACACATGTGTCGCACGACAGTAGAGGATCAGGACGGGTTATATGTTCTGCATCACTTGACCTCTTTTGAGATTCAGCCTTGGGGTTGAACAAGACCTCCTGTTCAACCCCAGAATTAGAACCCCCGCGGCCCTGCCGTGTGCGTGCAACCGCACAAAGCAGCCGGGGGGGGGGACCCTGTGGATGTCTCCTCTCCGCATtgcggggtgggggaggggggggcaggatggatgaatggatggatggatggaggggttcagcggaatgatgatgatgagtgggaagggaagggtgGCACATGGCATATCGAATGCTCGTCAATTTTCTTTCACACCACAACGGATTGTTGTTCATCCAATTGTTTTTTAGATTCCGGCAGGCAACATGGCGGTGTCAAAATTTTCGGAGGGGGTTGTGACATGATGTTCTGTGGGGGAagactgatgatgatgatgatgatagagACGGGACTGACAGCAAATGCTTGACGAACAGAACTACGCAGACAACAAATGGAACACCACAACGAAAAAGAGTCGGATGGTAACACCAGCCTCGTCAAATCAGCAAAAATCGGCAGAGGGCCATGCCATCCAAGAAATCCCCAAGCGCTTGCCAAGTTCGTTTCATGACCGCCTTTTCCGATTCAAAACTGGTGTGGTGTCGGTGTCGTGTGTGTCGTGCATTTGGCTGCGATAGCAGCACAAGTCGGcatttttattttgtttttgtttttctggAGGAGAGAGCGAGTGACTGACTCGAACCATTACGTTACAAGTATTCCCAAACGGGcggacagcagcagggggCCCCGCAGCTACATGCGGAAGACATTCCAGGTTCCGGCGCCGGGCAGTCATCAGGCCCGGCTCTTTTTCGATCTGGGCTTACCGTTGGCCGCCCCACAGCGGGCTGCAGCGAGTGTTTTTCCCCAGGGGTACGTACACACGCGACCGTTATCGCCGGCTTACAATTATGTTTCTCGCAATTGAATCTCGGAGAGGGGGCCTGTGATAAGGCTGTTTGTTTCGTTTCGCTATCGGTTGGACATGCATATCATCAAACAGCCAGAGGACACAAGCACAAGCGACCACAGAAACGGGAATAGATGGGTGATGGACACACCTACACTATcaccctacctacctacctatctgCCACCTATTACAGGCGGCATCTACCTATCTCACGGGAAGCCCAGTCTTcaaaggagggggtgggtgctCTTCCCGTCGTACACTGTAGTGTAGGTGTTAGTGAATGACGtttccatcaccaagaaccaCCGCAGCGGATCCTGGTCCACAGAGGTCCATCGCTAATTCCGCCTTCATCGTCTCCGAATGTCTGGGCACCAGTTCTGACAGTCCACTTTCTGCGTTTCGTTACCTCACACATTCTGGGACATCTCGAGCTTCcatcttgctgctgtctgAGCCATTCCTTATTACCCATTGGCCTGGCTCCAGAACAGACCGCCCGTTCGTTGTTCCTTACATTATCCATCAGTGGGGAGGACTCCAACGTCAcaagcagccaccaccaccaccatcaccaccatcaccaccatcaccaccagcccggaaaaaacaaacagcaacaatcaacaacaacaacaacgacaacaacaacgagaaAACCACAACGTTTTATTAATTACGACGTTCAAACTGGGACCCCTGCCCACATCACTTTCAAAACGGATTCCCACGCGTGTGTGTACGTTTGAACCATTCTTCGACGACTACGCAAATGACGCAGATAAGCCTGGCTTATCTCGCCCTAGTCTCGATCATCACCTagatcctccccttcccccccttcttatCCTTATCCCCCACATCAATTTGAAGACAACACCACATCTCTGATATTCCTGCCTCATTTACAGGGCTAGGTGGCCgtgttttctttctttatcTTTCCCGAGACATCATCATTCACCACCGCATACATACGGACGGAAGTACTACTACaccgccaaccacccccatACCGAGGTGAACGTCGTCTGGGGACGGACGGGAACACGGGAAAACCTTGGAATCAACTGGCGAGAGATAAGCTCACATATTCAACGGCTTTTTTCTTACATCGGGACGACTATTCGGTCATCAACACGCCCCCCCCTCTGTGTTTACAGTACGCCCCTGTGTTGtgtcatcaacagcagcggCAACAGCTCAACCAATCCACCCAAGTGCTTCTTTCTTGATAGAGAGATAGGGAAACTTTCCGAGTACCTATAGCCCCCCTGCGATAACTGTGCCGAAACCGAGCagcaggcaaggcaaggcaaccTTATCTTCAAAGGCCCTGTTGTTCATTACACATCTCTTATCAGTTATCGACTTCggcccaaccaccaaccagcaacacctTTTACCAGCCTGCCTCTTTGAGAAACTGCTGACATAACGGTTTTCCTCGTTGGGGTGTGTGTGATTCCATCTCGTGACGACCACAGGCGCGGACCctgttctctctctctcggctTAAGGAATTCGGTCAAAGCTCGATCAATCTGTTTGGTTCTCCACGCGGGGTGGTGACATACCGTCTGATCATCCTTTTCTGGGCTGAAGGATTTGACTATAGGAAAGTGGAGTTGTGAGTAGTGTGGTCTATTCTCTGGGCCGCCGTCATTGACTAGATATTCCGCGGGGGAAAATACTGTCTTCTTGTCCATCCATCTCTCTGAGAGGCTGACAGCGGAAGGAGAGGTCATTTTCGTGCATATTCCAACCAGACACGGCTTGcgataccaccaccccctcccgtccgTCTTTTTTCCTCGGAACTGTTGGAACACGCAAGTTTTGATTTTGGGGGCTGCCCGGacttaatttttttttttgaacaTTCGGGAGTTCCCGAACATAGACGTCCCTTTTTAACAAGCAGCCATGTCCACCTCGATCGCCGTCCCAAGGACGGCCCCAATAGCTATCGCGCCAAAACCCCCCGCGGCACGCTTCCCACCGAGTCGACAGGGCAGTGtgcaccaccacggccacaaCTTTGACTCTTACGGGAGCGGGTTCAACTCGCCTGATTCGGGGTCGGTGCTGAGCTTGAACACGCCGCCGTGCGAGGCTTGCCGGAACAGGAGGAGTGAGTGCGTTATGGGTGAGGATACTGAGGAGCACTGCGTGGCTTGTCAGTATAGTGGGACCGAGTGCTCGTTGGTGGAGAGCAGTGGGAGTAGCAGCCCTTtgggggcgaggaagaggaagttgaatggaggggatggggcggaggaggggaggagtaAGAGGAGGTGAGACAGaacaatttttttttaaaaaaaaaaaaaatttctttttttgttctttttgctgatgacaggatgggaggggtgggggccACGTTTTATGTGAAtggctctcttcttctgcttcttcttcatcataTTCctttctgttttcttttctacttcttacctacctatgcccacccccaccaaagGCCAAGATAGGCCATCGAGATCTTGTGTCTCTACCAGGACTTACCTGACATGTTGATTGGTCAATAGTTCCCCAGGACGGTCTGATAACAGATCGCAGCGTCGGCGGCAgaaccagcaccaccagcaacccagCGTCTCGTGCACCACGACCAGCAGCTCCCTAATCGAAGACATGGCCAACTTTGGCGGGCCCACGCTGCTTAAGCGCACGTTGGGGCTGCAGGCGGATCGGTACTGCCAGTACATTGGGCCCACCACTGACTTTGAACCCTCGCTCATCAACCTGTCATCATTCGACCCGCAAGATGAGAGTCTGCTCGCGAGGGGGacgttgaggagggtgagcgACAACGACACgttcttgttgctgccggACAACAACACGCCAGGGTATGATCACATCGTCGAGGACGCGGACGAGATTGAGAACATTGTGGCGCCGCACGGGAGGAGGCTGATCGACCTCTACTTTCGGGTAGTGCACCCGGGCTTTCCCATCATTCAACGGAGTGTGTTTTATGAAAAGTACGAGAGGAGCCATCGCGAGTTTTCGCCGCCGTTGCTGGCGGCCGTGTATATCCTGGCCATCAACTGGTGGGAgcacgaggaggagctggcggggtTGCCGAAGCCGAATgtgagggagctggagaggttggtgaggaccACGTTGGCGGATGCCATGTACAGGCCGAAGCTGTCGACGATACAGGcggggctgctgttgagccAGAGGCCGGAGGGGGATCAGTGGGCGCCAACTGCGCAGCTTGTGGCGGTGGGACAGGAGCTGGGGTTGCATTTGGACTGCACGAACTGGAAGATTCCgccttgggagagggggttgaggaagaggctggCTTGGGCTCTGTATTTGCAGgttagttttttttttttttttttttcctcatttttttctttttcaatttttttttcattcTCGTAGTGTATGACTTGTATGATATTGACTTGTTTTGTCCAGGATAAATGGGGCGCCCTCGTCCACGGCCGACCTTCCCACATCTTTGCGTCCAACTGGGCCGTCCAGCCGCTCAACCCCAACGACTTTCCCGACATTGAATTCGACGAGACCGACTCCGAGGAACGGCTCGAGCTTGAGAGGGGTCGGGTCCTTTTCAGGCAAATGGTCCAGCTTTCCCGAATCCTGGCCGAAATCCTGGACACGTTTTACACTTTGCAGGCAACCTCTCAGATCGCCAACGCCGGCCCGCAGGGCACTCAGCTCGTCTTGTCCCTCGCCAAGCCCATccagctcaagctcaaggagtgGTATTCCGCCCTCCCGGCCCTCGTCAGGATGGACTCGACCTTTCAGACCAcaccctcgtcctcttcgggGAGCAGGTTCTCCCCGATCGGCTATCTGCACCTGGCCTACTTTGCAACCGAGATCACGCTCCATCGCCGCATCATCAGGTCCATGTCCACCCTTCCGGAGGACAACAATGCCAACACGCCGTCCATCGACCCTTACATCCAGCACATTTGCCGCTCGGCCGCCAAGGCCAGACTCATCTCCGCAATGGATTTTGTCAACCGGCTCACTCCGTCCCACCTGAGGGCGTTTTGGTACTTTGCCTCCAAGACAAACTTTGCGCTGATCGGGACGTTTGGGAGTTTGCTGTGGGGGACGAGcccggggagggaggaggctgagtGGTATAGACGGCGGCTGGGCGAGTACAGGTGGACGCTGAGCGTGTCAAGCAagccgggggaggggacgagcAAGGGGTTGACCGAGTTTGCGATGGGGATGCTGGATATCAGCacggggttgttgaagaagctgccgGAGAAGCCGTTGTTGAGTCGGAGCGGGAGTGaggttgggtttggagggcCAGGGGGGGTGGATcaagtgaggaggagcagcttgTTTGCCTTGGGGCATGCGGGGGGGAGTTCGGCGAGTTTGAACAGCATGGCtgggggcggtgggaggggggggacgggaggggggtttaGTTTGGGGATGCAGAGTCCCAGGAGTGAtattggggaggaggagggggaggagatggacagtgaggatgatggggagggggagggggaaggggaagggggggggtatGGGAGTTATTCGGTTGGGAACTGAGCCTGCTTGACGGTTTTGAActggggggggagaggtcAGACGGGGGTTTCGTGTGTGGATTTTTGAGTTGCGCTCTGCTTTATATGGGGGAGCTCGGGTTCAAGACGGGAATTTCCCTGCCATacggggaagaaggaagtGGAGAGTGGTGGTGCAGAGGTGGCAGTCGCCATGACTTCCCATTTGGGAACACACAATATTGGCAGATTTTCAGCTTGACGATGCAGTCAGAGAGCTGGAAACTGCCTTTATTTGATCCCCTCAAAACTTCCGCGGAGATGCAAAGATTGCGCGATGGGGAGCACGCGATCTACCCGCTTTCTACGTGTTCTACTTTTTCTGTACCAACAGGGTTTGTGGGGAATGTCATGTGCCAGCAGGTAATAGCgtcatttttctttttttttggggggaggaccCTAGGTGCATTAAGTGTGAGGGGAACTGTCACCATCACATGAGAGAGTAAGGGAgggctttttctttttcttt from Podospora bellae-mahoneyi strain CBS 112042 chromosome 4, whole genome shotgun sequence harbors:
- the DAL81_1 gene encoding Fungal specific transcription factor (COG:L; EggNog:ENOG503NVUA), which codes for MSTSIAVPRTAPIAIAPKPPAARFPPSRQGSVHHHGHNFDSYGSGFNSPDSGSVLSLNTPPCEACRNRRSECVMGEDTEEHCVACQYSGTECSLVESSGSSSPLGARKRKLNGGDGAEEGRSKRSSPGRSDNRSQRRRQNQHHQQPSVSCTTTSSSLIEDMANFGGPTLLKRTLGLQADRYCQYIGPTTDFEPSLINLSSFDPQDESLLARGTLRRVSDNDTFLLLPDNNTPGYDHIVEDADEIENIVAPHGRRLIDLYFRVVHPGFPIIQRSVFYEKYERSHREFSPPLLAAVYILAINWWEHEEELAGLPKPNVRELERLVRTTLADAMYRPKLSTIQAGLLLSQRPEGDQWAPTAQLVAVGQELGLHLDCTNWKIPPWERGLRKRLAWALYLQDKWGALVHGRPSHIFASNWAVQPLNPNDFPDIEFDETDSEERLELERGRVLFRQMVQLSRILAEILDTFYTLQATSQIANAGPQGTQLVLSLAKPIQLKLKEWYSALPALVRMDSTFQTTPSSSSGSRFSPIGYLHLAYFATEITLHRRIIRSMSTLPEDNNANTPSIDPYIQHICRSAAKARLISAMDFVNRLTPSHLRAFWYFASKTNFALIGTFGSLLWGTSPGREEAEWYRRRLGEYRWTLSVSSKPGEGTSKGLTEFAMGMLDISTGLLKKLPEKPLLSRSGSEVGFGGPGGVDQVRRSSLFALGHAGGSSASLNSMAGGGGRGGTGGGFSLGMQSPRSDIGEEEGEEMDSEDDGEGEGEGEGGGYGSYSVGN
- a CDS encoding hypothetical protein (EggNog:ENOG503P2WU; COG:S), which codes for MMRRRHKKSRRGCLECKKRHIKCDETRPRCINCTTVERECQYSTPGYQSPSETSGSPAPVSQQTPFPGSVSTPASVAASDHSMPAPALSPEAPAPPMLDMRTFPHTGDMNGKVDIVHMQLFYHYVTNHSDIYPFVDYDGGLKRIIVEVALQEPFLLHSILAMASRHLSMTGTGNTAYYHDLAIELQTQALSLFNSFDVEYFAQSIERRVPVFLFSAILGFHALCDMLAYQDDTYPSNLARLTGYFRLHRGILSVMEGHWEDLKKTELSILFDHIVPRWYEISDNDGGSDCDDIKQRVRESPDLDDGQREAFFKVLKYLQWVFDATPNYRSRAHMLCSFAVMIPRPFVDAVEVGKPEALAILAYFYVALHFCRDIWLIGNSGQFLLTSVAIHLNQLGPEWSAWLEKPCQMLRESLEEDKLNTRSSATSIASASPLPTWSHSGLDDP
- a CDS encoding hypothetical protein (EggNog:ENOG503P2WU; COG:S), which codes for MGHDIVISRPSEADAGRIAEIHISAMGSNPLLHAQFPTPEGLQALRRFLEAETLDEIRDAVSGVLVSRDGPDGPVTGFVKWTSPSHPQDVKLERGDIVHLDGCCRRFLDEYASLAEQAKERSMRDEPPCYRLSFVCADPEYQGRGIGTQLTRKVLELAEEDNLAVYLESTDVAVSIYQRLGFHAIDSFEMQIPGRQETERVVYKEVCMIWYPSGQR